A region from the Vicia villosa cultivar HV-30 ecotype Madison, WI linkage group LG3, Vvil1.0, whole genome shotgun sequence genome encodes:
- the LOC131655373 gene encoding FBD-associated F-box protein At1g66310-like, translated as MSDSAAEILILPPTTKRLKLDESENEDRLNDLPESVILHILSFLNTKIAVQTCVLSTRWKDLWKRIPAATLHSSNSRACKKFTKLVSKVLSLRDSSISLQTLDYRGVHGNFEADVKRIVNYALSHNVQRLVLFINGDIAQIPPSMFSCQTLTFLKLSIYHGDHETLFPKSLNLPALTNLQLGNFTFGVDDNDRAEPFSKFNRLNSLLICNCTVTNALTLCISSVTLVDLTIYNHKYNFYNIDLCTPNLCKLVFAGTPYQRLSGSNVSSLKHLDIDAAISPYKEEPPLILLSWLLELAEIKSLTVTPAALQVLYFIPNLLKFNLPSLHNLKLLKLRMEEIFYGFRMTLRDTKLLTAKSKREAARIRKAFKDGLELYHIPDGVVEFLLQNSPLAQVEFTVRRPYKEKRI; from the exons ATGTCTGATTCTGCTGCTGAGATATTGATTCTGCCGCCGACGACGAAAAGATTAAAACTCGACGAGAGTGAAAATGAAGACAGACTTAATGACTTACCAGAAAGCGTTATCCTTCACATTTTGTCTTTTTTAAACACCAAAATTGCTGTTCAAACCTGCGTTTTATCCACAAGATGGAAGGATCTCTGGAAACGTATTCCCGCTGCTACATTGCATTCTTCAAACTCTCGAGCTTGCAAGAAATTCACCAAATTAGTGTCTAAGGTTTTATCTCTTCGCGATTCCTCTATCTCATTGCAAACTCTTGATTATAGGGGTGTTCATGGTAACTTTGAAGCTGACGTCAAAAGGATTGTGAATTACGCTCTTTCACACAATGTCCAGCGGTTAGTACTTTTTATCAATGGCGACATTGCGCAAATTCCACCTAGCATGTTTTCATGCCAGACTTTAACATTTCTTAAGCTTTCTATTTACCATGGAGATCATGAAACACTGTTTCCAAAATCGCTCAATTTGCCGGCATTAACCAACTTGCAGCTAGGCAATTTTACATTTGGGGTTGACGATAATGACCGTGCCGAGCCATTTTCAAAGTTTAACCGGTTGAATAGTTTGCTCATTTGCAATTGTACTGTGACGAATGCACTAACTCTTTGCATATCAAGTGTGACACTTGTCGATTTAACTATATATAATCACAAATACAACTTTTACAACATTGATCTATGCACTCCCAATCTTTGTAAATTAGTGTTTGCCGGTACTCCTTATCAGAGACTATCTGGAAGCAATGTTTCTTCTCTTAAACATTTAGATATCGATGCAGCAATATCTCCATATAAAGAGGAGCCTCCTTTGATTCTACTCAGTTGGCTGCTAGAGCTTGCCGAGATAAAATCATTGACAGTTACTCCAGCTGCTCTCCAG GTTCTCTACTTCATTCCTAATCTATTGAAGTTTAATCTACCTTCCTTGCATAACCTGAAGTTATTGAAATTGAGAATGGAAGAAATTTTTTATGGATTTCGCATGACATTGAGGGATACCAAGTTACTGACAGCCAAGTCAAAGAGAGAAGCTGCTAGGATACGAAAAGCATTTAAAGATGGATTGGAACTATATCATATACCCGATGGAGTAGTGGAATTCTTGCTTCAAAATTCACCGTTAGCACAAGTAGAGTTTACAGTTAGGCGACCTTATAAAGAAAAGAGAATTTAA